In Manis pentadactyla isolate mManPen7 chromosome 11, mManPen7.hap1, whole genome shotgun sequence, one DNA window encodes the following:
- the RDH12 gene encoding retinol dehydrogenase 12, with translation MLVILVLLTSFLSFLYMTAPSIRKFFAGGVCRTDVQLPGKVVVITGANTGIGKETARELARRGARVYIACRDVLKGESAASEIRADTKNHQVLVRKLDLSDTRSIRAFAESFLAEEKQLHILINNAGVMMYPYSKTADGFETHLGVNHLGHFLLTHLLLERLKESAPARVVNLSSVVHHAGKIHFHDLQGEKHYSPGLAYCHSKLANVLFTRELAKRLQGTGVTTYAVHPGIVHSQLVRHSFLLCLLWRLFAPFVKSAREGAQTSLHCALAEDLEPLSGKYFSDCKRTWVSSRARNNETAKRLWNVSCELLEIQWE, from the exons ATGCTGGTTATATTGGTACTGCtcacctccttcctttctttcctgtaCATGACAGCTCCATCCATCAG GAAATTCTTTGCTGGTGGAGTTTGTAGAACAGATGTGCAACTTCCCGGGAAGGTAGTGGTGATCACTGGGGCCAACACAGGCATCGGCAAGGAAACAGCCAGAGAGCTCGCTCGAAGAG GAGCTCGAGTATACATTGCCTGCCGAGATGTACTGAAGGGGGAATCTGCTGCCAGTGAAATCCGAGCTGATACAAAGAACCACCAGGTGCTGGTGCGGAAACTGGACCTATCTGATACCAGATCCATCCGAGCCTTTGCTGAGAGCTTTCTGGCAG AGGAAAAGCAGCTCCATATTCTGATCAACAATGCAGGAGTGATGATGTATCCATACTCCAAGACAGCTGATGGCTTTGAAACCCATCTGGGAGTCAACCACCTGG GCCACTTCCTTCTCACCCACTTGCTCCTGGAGCGGCTGAAGGAATCTGCTCCTGCACGGGTGGTAAACCTGTCATCGGTGGTCCACCATGCTGGCAAGATTCACTTCCACGATCTCCAGGGTGAAAAGCACTACAGCCCTGGTTTGGCTTATTGCCACAGCAAGCTGGCCAATGTGCTTTTTACTCGGGAGCTGGCCAAGAGACTCCAAG GCACGGGGGTCACCACCTACGCAGTGCACCCAGGCATCGTCCACTCGCAGCTGGTCCGGCACTCCTTCCTGCTGTGCCTGCTCTGGCGGCTCTTCGCCCCCTTTGTCAAGTCTGCAAGGGAAGGCGCACAGACCAGCCTGCACTGCGCCCTGGCTGAGGACCTGGAGCCCCTGAGCGGCAAGTACTTCAG TGACTGCAAGAGGACCTGGGTGTCTTCAAGGGCCCGAAATAATGAAACGGCTAAGCGCTTGTGGAATGTCAGCTGTGAGCTTCTAGAAATCCAGTGGGAGTAG